Proteins encoded by one window of Pyrinomonadaceae bacterium:
- a CDS encoding helix-turn-helix domain-containing protein, with translation MTGVNRKLQILREAMSLFSQRGFQGTTTKEIASAAGVSEAMLFKHFATKQELYSAILDHKACLHDEMDPSQIAAEAVARKDDRAVFEGLALHALEQHECDPEFQRLLLHSALEEHQLAQMFWEKFVLRVYKFLGGYIRERQRDGAFIEIDPRVVVRAFIGMIVHHSLVNNLWDRQHRLLHISNQKAAREFTNILLNGIEKDLGPSQKNKRKEK, from the coding sequence ATGACCGGCGTAAACCGGAAGCTGCAAATTCTGCGCGAGGCGATGAGCCTGTTTTCGCAGCGCGGCTTTCAAGGCACAACCACGAAGGAAATCGCGTCTGCGGCAGGCGTCTCAGAGGCGATGCTCTTTAAACACTTCGCGACCAAGCAGGAGCTCTACAGCGCGATTCTCGATCACAAGGCCTGTCTGCACGACGAAATGGATCCCAGCCAGATCGCCGCCGAAGCCGTCGCTCGAAAAGACGACCGCGCAGTCTTCGAGGGCCTCGCGTTGCATGCTTTGGAACAGCACGAATGCGATCCCGAGTTTCAACGTCTGCTGCTGCATTCAGCGCTCGAAGAACACCAACTGGCGCAAATGTTCTGGGAAAAGTTTGTGCTGCGCGTTTACAAGTTTCTCGGGGGGTATATCCGCGAGCGTCAACGCGATGGGGCCTTTATTGAAATAGACCCAAGAGTCGTCGTGCGCGCTTTCATCGGCATGATCGTGCACCACTCGCTGGTCAACAACCTCTGGGATCGGCAACATCGCCTGCTGCACATCTCTAACCAGAAGGCCGCGCGGGAGTTCACCAACATTCTGCTTAACGGGATCGAAAAAGATTTGGGCCCCAGCCAAAAGAACAAGAGAAAAGAGAAATGA
- a CDS encoding efflux RND transporter periplasmic adaptor subunit encodes MSFRKSLSFIGIVLLVAAGAISTACNRSKGAPNTNAAATGPVIIEVSTSAAVLRQLPRFFEATGSLAANEESDVMPSTTGKVVALGVDMGSYVRRGQMVVRLDSNDLRLRLEQAQAQLDQAKATQRQNEAKIGLRPGQKFTPENVPEVASARAALNLAEKNLQRYEKLIESGDVSRAQYDQQRSQRDQLREQYQVAIHQAQQNYAAVANAKAAVDAAQSQVGLAKRSLDYAIVISPISGVVSERTVNLGEYVSPSQKVATVVNMNPVRVRIDIPEQAIPRVRVGESVSVRVSAYPDRNFAGHIARVSPNVSATSRTLTVEAEVQNPSGELKPGQFATVRILQPQSEPAVLVPQRALRQVSGATYLFVIKNGRAEQRLVQTGQVEGDLVEINSGVAADEIVATTNVEQLSDGASVKQ; translated from the coding sequence ATGAGTTTTCGGAAATCTCTCAGCTTCATCGGAATCGTTTTGCTAGTCGCCGCGGGGGCGATTAGCACCGCGTGCAATCGTTCTAAGGGAGCGCCAAACACAAACGCGGCCGCGACTGGGCCGGTGATAATCGAAGTTTCGACATCGGCGGCCGTGCTGCGCCAGTTGCCGCGCTTTTTTGAAGCAACCGGCAGTCTTGCGGCGAACGAGGAAAGCGACGTGATGCCTTCGACGACCGGTAAAGTCGTCGCGCTGGGTGTGGACATGGGCAGCTATGTCCGGCGCGGGCAGATGGTGGTTCGGCTGGACTCAAACGACCTGCGGCTTCGGCTTGAGCAGGCGCAGGCGCAACTCGATCAGGCGAAGGCCACGCAGCGGCAGAACGAAGCGAAGATTGGTTTGCGGCCGGGACAGAAGTTCACTCCCGAGAATGTGCCGGAAGTCGCCTCGGCGCGCGCAGCGCTGAATCTCGCCGAGAAGAACCTCCAACGTTACGAAAAGTTGATTGAGTCAGGCGATGTTTCGCGCGCCCAGTACGATCAGCAGCGTTCGCAACGCGATCAATTGCGTGAACAGTACCAGGTCGCAATCCATCAGGCGCAGCAGAACTACGCGGCAGTAGCCAACGCGAAAGCCGCGGTTGATGCTGCGCAATCCCAGGTCGGCCTCGCCAAGCGAAGTTTGGATTACGCGATTGTGATCTCGCCGATCTCCGGTGTTGTTTCGGAACGCACCGTGAATCTCGGTGAATACGTTTCGCCCTCGCAGAAGGTCGCGACGGTCGTCAACATGAATCCCGTGCGCGTGCGCATCGACATTCCCGAGCAGGCGATACCTCGTGTGCGTGTCGGCGAAAGCGTTTCGGTGCGCGTCTCGGCGTATCCCGATCGAAACTTTGCGGGACACATCGCGCGCGTTTCTCCGAACGTCAGTGCGACCTCGCGCACCCTGACCGTCGAGGCTGAAGTCCAAAATCCCAGCGGCGAATTGAAGCCCGGACAATTTGCGACCGTGCGCATTCTTCAGCCGCAAAGCGAACCGGCCGTGCTCGTGCCGCAGCGTGCTTTGCGCCAGGTTTCAGGCGCGACTTACCTGTTCGTGATCAAGAACGGACGCGCCGAACAACGTCTGGTACAAACCGGACAGGTCGAAGGTGATCTGGTTGAGATTAATAGCGGTGTTGCCGCGGACGAGATCGTGGCGACGACTAATGTCGAGCAGTTGAGTGATGGCGCGAGCGTGAAGCAATGA
- a CDS encoding nucleotidyltransferase family protein: protein MKLIILAAGYATRLYPLTLNAPKPLLPVAGKPMIEHVLDCLTPVKEIDHVYVVTNEKFSGHFEKWASQYEVSSAGPPISVVNDHSTDDTNKLGAIGDMHLVITQAGIDDDIVVVAGDNLFSHALEGFSEFCRAHNAPVLGVYDVGNLEEIKKYNAIDTNAEGQITFFEEKPKEPKSTITGIALYYYPQWSLELVKQYIADGNNPDQPGRLIQWLYPRTPVYVWRVPGIWFDIGSKETLEEANEIFSRADVRELTREQLNA, encoded by the coding sequence GTGAAGTTAATTATTTTGGCCGCCGGTTACGCGACGCGGCTCTACCCGCTGACACTCAACGCGCCGAAGCCTCTGCTGCCGGTGGCCGGCAAACCGATGATCGAGCATGTGCTTGATTGTCTGACACCGGTAAAAGAGATCGATCACGTCTACGTCGTCACCAACGAGAAGTTTTCAGGCCATTTTGAAAAGTGGGCAAGTCAGTACGAAGTGAGCAGTGCGGGGCCGCCCATCTCCGTGGTCAATGATCACTCAACCGACGACACGAACAAGCTTGGCGCGATCGGCGACATGCATCTGGTGATCACGCAAGCAGGCATTGATGATGACATCGTCGTCGTGGCCGGCGACAATCTTTTCAGCCACGCCTTGGAAGGGTTCAGTGAGTTTTGCCGGGCGCATAACGCTCCGGTCCTGGGCGTGTACGATGTCGGCAATCTGGAAGAGATTAAGAAGTACAACGCGATCGACACCAATGCTGAAGGTCAAATCACTTTCTTCGAGGAAAAACCGAAGGAGCCAAAGAGCACGATCACGGGCATCGCTTTGTACTATTATCCGCAGTGGTCCCTGGAGCTGGTCAAGCAATACATCGCGGATGGAAACAATCCGGATCAGCCCGGGCGGCTGATTCAATGGCTTTACCCGCGCACGCCGGTTTACGTGTGGCGCGTGCCGGGAATCTGGTTCGATATCGGCTCGAAGGAAACTTTGGAAGAAGCGAACGAAATCTTCTCGCGCGCGGACGTTCGCGAACTGACAAGAGAACAATTGAATGCTTGA
- a CDS encoding methylmalonyl-CoA mutase family protein, with amino-acid sequence MVAKEKTERREHFETSSGIELPVDFNPSNTEPVQYDRDLADPGEFPYTRGIRPNMYRGRLWTMRQYAGYANAAESNARYKYLLSQGTTGLSVAFDLPTQIGLDSDDPLAAGEVGKVGVAIDSLEDMLTLFDGIPLSDVSTSMTINATAAILLSLYLAVARKQGVAFNKVEGTIQNDILKEYIARGTYIFPPEPSLRLITDTFAFCAREVPNWNTISISGYHIREAGATAVQEVAFTFADAIAYVEAALKAGLDIDEFAPRISFFFNSHNNLLEEIAKFRAARRLWARLMRERFHARDERSLMMRFHTQTAGSTLTAQQPEINIVRTAIQALAAVLGGTQSLHTNAMDEALALPTEDAARLALRTQQVIAYESGVADTVDPVAGSYAIEELTTEIEGRVVDYLDKIDALGGTLHAIESGYIQREIQNSAYEYQRAVETRDAIVVGVNRYQSEADKPIKTMRIDPSIEHDQIERLKALRDRRDAPATENALARLEEAARGTENVLPRILEGVESFATVGEISHRLRGVWGEYREAVTV; translated from the coding sequence ATGGTCGCCAAGGAAAAAACCGAACGACGCGAGCACTTCGAGACTTCTTCCGGCATCGAACTGCCCGTCGATTTCAATCCGTCGAACACTGAACCCGTCCAATATGATCGAGACCTCGCCGATCCCGGCGAGTTCCCATACACGCGTGGCATCCGGCCGAACATGTATCGCGGCCGGTTGTGGACGATGCGTCAATACGCGGGCTATGCGAACGCGGCGGAATCAAACGCGCGTTACAAATATCTGCTGAGCCAGGGCACGACGGGCTTGTCAGTCGCCTTCGATCTGCCGACGCAAATCGGATTGGATTCCGACGATCCGCTCGCGGCGGGAGAAGTTGGAAAAGTCGGCGTCGCGATCGACTCGCTCGAGGACATGCTCACGCTGTTTGACGGCATCCCGCTCAGCGATGTTTCCACGTCGATGACTATCAACGCGACGGCAGCGATTCTCCTTTCCCTTTATCTTGCCGTGGCGCGGAAGCAAGGCGTCGCATTCAACAAAGTCGAAGGCACGATTCAGAACGATATTTTGAAAGAGTACATTGCGCGTGGCACGTACATCTTTCCGCCCGAGCCTTCGCTGCGGCTGATTACCGACACGTTCGCGTTTTGCGCGCGCGAAGTGCCGAATTGGAACACCATTTCGATCAGCGGCTATCACATTCGCGAAGCCGGCGCGACGGCGGTACAGGAAGTCGCCTTCACCTTCGCTGACGCCATTGCCTATGTCGAAGCCGCGCTGAAGGCCGGGTTAGACATAGACGAGTTCGCGCCCCGCATCTCGTTCTTCTTCAATTCCCACAACAACCTTTTGGAAGAGATTGCGAAGTTCCGCGCGGCGCGCAGGCTTTGGGCGCGCCTCATGCGCGAGCGCTTTCACGCGCGCGACGAACGTAGTCTGATGATGCGCTTTCACACGCAGACGGCGGGTTCGACGCTCACCGCGCAGCAACCCGAAATAAACATCGTGCGGACGGCGATACAGGCACTGGCCGCAGTTCTCGGCGGCACACAGTCGTTGCACACAAACGCGATGGATGAAGCGCTGGCATTGCCGACCGAGGATGCCGCGAGATTGGCTTTGCGAACACAGCAGGTGATCGCTTACGAATCAGGCGTCGCGGACACGGTCGATCCGGTGGCCGGGTCGTACGCGATTGAAGAGCTGACCACGGAAATCGAAGGGCGTGTCGTTGATTATCTCGACAAGATTGACGCGCTCGGCGGGACGCTGCACGCGATCGAATCGGGCTACATTCAGCGTGAGATTCAGAACTCCGCTTACGAGTATCAGCGCGCGGTCGAGACGCGCGACGCAATCGTCGTCGGCGTGAATCGCTATCAAAGCGAAGCCGATAAGCCCATCAAAACTATGCGGATTGATCCGTCCATCGAACACGATCAGATCGAACGTCTGAAGGCTTTGCGGGACCGACGCGATGCGCCCGCCACCGAGAATGCGCTCGCGAGACTGGAAGAAGCGGCGCGCGGAACCGAAAACGTCCTACCCCGAATCCTTGAAGGCGTCGAGTCATTTGCGACCGTCGGTGAAATCAGCCATCGCCTGCGTGGCGTCTGGGGCGAATATCGGGAAGCGGTGACGGTCTAA
- the serS gene encoding serine--tRNA ligase has product MLDLNYVRENLDAVRAALAKREMATAALDDFAAADAGRRRVISESDQLNAERNTASREIGAMMKDGKRDEAHARRKQVNELKERIAKLDDARDQAEARMRELLSTLPNIPHESVPVGKDESANVEIRRWGTKPEFDFEPKDHVDLGTALGILDLERATKIAGARFAILNGAGARLERALIDFMLDLHTTEHGYRETLPPFIVNRDALFGTGQLPKFEQDLFKLEDERGFYLVPTAEVPVTNYHREEILDASDLPKKWAAYTPCFRSEAGSYGKDTRGIIRQHQFEKVELVKYSLPENSYDELESLTHDAEVILQKLGIHYRVVALASGDLGFGSAKTYDIEVWLPSQNAFREISSCSNYEAFQARRANIRFRRAGGAKPEFVHTLNGSGLAVGRTWIAILENYQHKDGSILIPEALRKYFATDRIASS; this is encoded by the coding sequence ATGCTTGATCTGAATTATGTAAGAGAGAACCTCGACGCGGTGCGCGCGGCGTTGGCGAAGCGCGAGATGGCGACGGCCGCGCTCGACGATTTCGCCGCGGCTGATGCGGGTCGCCGTCGTGTGATTTCTGAGTCAGACCAGTTGAACGCTGAGCGCAACACGGCCAGCCGCGAGATCGGCGCGATGATGAAGGACGGCAAGCGGGACGAAGCGCATGCGCGCCGCAAACAGGTCAATGAACTGAAAGAGCGGATCGCGAAACTTGATGACGCCCGCGATCAAGCCGAAGCGCGAATGCGCGAGCTGCTCTCGACGCTGCCGAACATCCCGCACGAATCCGTGCCGGTCGGTAAAGATGAATCAGCAAATGTCGAGATTCGCCGCTGGGGCACTAAACCTGAATTCGATTTTGAGCCGAAGGACCACGTCGATTTGGGGACGGCGCTCGGCATCCTCGACCTGGAGCGCGCGACTAAGATTGCCGGCGCGCGGTTCGCGATCCTGAACGGCGCCGGCGCGCGCCTGGAACGCGCGCTGATCGATTTCATGCTCGACCTGCACACGACTGAGCATGGCTATAGGGAAACCCTGCCGCCGTTCATCGTCAACCGCGACGCGCTGTTCGGCACCGGTCAGCTGCCGAAGTTCGAACAGGACCTTTTCAAGCTGGAAGACGAACGCGGTTTCTATCTGGTGCCGACGGCGGAAGTGCCGGTCACGAATTATCACCGAGAAGAGATTCTCGACGCGTCAGATTTGCCGAAGAAGTGGGCCGCATACACGCCCTGCTTTCGATCGGAGGCCGGCAGCTATGGCAAAGATACACGCGGAATCATCCGCCAGCATCAATTCGAGAAAGTTGAGCTAGTGAAGTATTCGCTGCCTGAGAATTCCTACGATGAGCTCGAATCGCTGACGCATGACGCTGAGGTCATTTTGCAGAAGCTTGGCATTCACTATCGTGTCGTGGCGCTCGCGTCCGGCGACCTCGGCTTTGGCAGCGCGAAGACGTACGACATCGAGGTGTGGCTGCCTTCACAGAATGCCTTCCGTGAAATCTCTTCCTGTTCGAATTACGAAGCGTTTCAGGCACGGCGCGCGAACATACGGTTTCGGCGCGCAGGTGGGGCCAAACCGGAATTTGTGCACACGCTCAACGGCTCGGGATTGGCAGTGGGACGAACGTGGATTGCGATATTGGAGAATTATCAGCACAAAGATGGCTCAATCCTGATCCCTGAAGCTCTGCGCAAGTATTTTGCTACCGACCGGATAGCCTCATCCTAA
- a CDS encoding DUF72 domain-containing protein: MRALRDIRVGPAGWSYADWRGRVYPEGAGTTFDTLSLVAKYFDTAEINSSFYHPPAPETARSWLRRIEHNPDFVFTAKLFRAFTHDRGKGTVEDERLFREGMDPLMEAGKLGAVLVQFPWSFKNEMDERNYLNELVTKFNDYPLVVELRHESWNNARVLQTLEDLGVGLCDIDQPLFHNSIKPSAEVTSDIGYVRLHGRNYQNWFREEANVLERYDYLYGPEELEPWVNRIKEVAQKAKQTFVITNNHARGQSLVNAFEILAELEEEKVPGPAKLIETYPRLAESVEPDDEDPQGSLF, from the coding sequence ATGCGCGCGCTTCGCGACATTCGTGTCGGTCCCGCCGGCTGGTCGTATGCAGACTGGCGCGGACGCGTCTATCCCGAAGGCGCCGGTACGACGTTCGACACGCTCTCACTGGTGGCGAAGTATTTCGACACCGCCGAAATCAACAGCAGCTTTTATCATCCGCCTGCGCCTGAGACGGCCCGTTCATGGCTACGCCGCATCGAGCACAATCCGGATTTCGTTTTCACGGCCAAGCTCTTTCGCGCGTTCACGCACGATCGCGGCAAAGGGACTGTGGAAGACGAAAGGCTTTTCCGCGAAGGAATGGATCCGCTGATGGAAGCGGGCAAGCTCGGCGCGGTGCTGGTTCAGTTTCCATGGTCGTTCAAAAACGAAATGGATGAGCGCAATTACCTGAACGAACTTGTCACTAAATTCAATGACTATCCGCTGGTCGTTGAGTTGCGGCACGAATCATGGAACAACGCGCGCGTGCTGCAAACGCTTGAAGACCTCGGCGTCGGATTGTGTGATATCGATCAGCCTTTGTTTCACAACTCGATCAAGCCTTCCGCGGAAGTAACGTCAGACATCGGTTACGTGCGTCTGCACGGCCGCAATTATCAAAACTGGTTTCGTGAAGAAGCAAATGTGCTTGAGCGTTACGACTATCTGTATGGACCGGAGGAACTCGAGCCCTGGGTGAATCGCATAAAAGAGGTGGCGCAGAAAGCCAAACAAACCTTTGTCATTACGAACAATCACGCGCGCGGGCAAAGTTTGGTGAATGCCTTCGAAATTCTCGCGGAGCTGGAAGAAGAAAAAGTCCCCGGTCCGGCGAAGTTGATCGAGACATATCCGCGGCTGGCGGAATCGGTTGAGCCGGATGATGAGGACCCGCAGGGATCGTTGTTCTGA
- a CDS encoding thiolase family protein, with translation MKPVFLTAAVRTPIGRFGGSLKDLTAADMGVAVAKESLRRASIQPDQINDSIWGCARQAGGGPNVARQITFRAGVPEQVPAFTVNQACGSGLRAIILAAEKIMLGRAGIVLAGGTESMSRVPYFAEGARWGMRMGHVDLVDGMYRDGFNDPLSKMVMGETAEELAKRYEIARDEQDEYALRSQQRAAAATDAGRFDTEIVPLELKDRKGNVTPFARDEHARADTSIESLGKLAPVFSKQGTITAGNSSGITDGAAAVVVMSEEALKESDAEPLARIVDYEISGVAPEIMGIGPVPATRALLERQKLTLNDIDLVELNEAFAAQVIACDRDLQFDSEKLNVNGGAIALGHPIGCTGVRITTTLLHEMKKRNAKRGLATLCISGGMGISLLLERE, from the coding sequence ATGAAACCAGTTTTTCTGACAGCCGCAGTGCGCACTCCGATCGGCCGCTTTGGAGGCTCGCTGAAGGACTTGACCGCCGCTGATATGGGTGTGGCAGTGGCGAAAGAAAGCTTGCGCCGCGCCAGTATTCAGCCAGATCAGATTAACGATTCGATCTGGGGTTGTGCGCGACAGGCCGGCGGCGGACCGAACGTGGCGCGGCAAATTACTTTTCGTGCGGGCGTGCCTGAGCAAGTGCCTGCTTTTACCGTGAATCAAGCTTGCGGTTCAGGCTTGCGCGCAATCATTCTCGCGGCGGAAAAGATAATGCTGGGTCGGGCCGGCATCGTGCTGGCCGGTGGAACTGAAAGCATGTCTCGTGTGCCTTACTTCGCCGAGGGCGCGCGTTGGGGTATGCGTATGGGGCACGTTGATCTAGTTGACGGGATGTATCGCGACGGCTTCAACGATCCGCTTTCGAAAATGGTGATGGGTGAAACTGCGGAAGAGTTGGCGAAGCGTTACGAGATCGCGCGTGACGAGCAGGATGAATACGCTCTCCGTTCACAGCAGCGCGCGGCGGCGGCGACCGACGCCGGAAGATTCGACACCGAAATCGTTCCGCTGGAACTTAAAGATCGAAAAGGGAACGTTACTCCTTTCGCTCGCGACGAACATGCGCGCGCCGACACTTCGATCGAAAGCCTGGGCAAACTTGCTCCAGTGTTTTCGAAACAAGGAACCATCACGGCGGGGAATTCGTCAGGCATCACGGACGGCGCGGCGGCAGTCGTGGTGATGAGTGAAGAAGCTTTGAAAGAATCAGACGCCGAACCCCTGGCGCGGATCGTTGATTACGAAATTAGTGGTGTGGCCCCCGAGATCATGGGCATTGGCCCGGTACCGGCGACGCGCGCATTGCTCGAAAGACAGAAGCTCACGCTCAACGACATTGATCTGGTCGAATTAAACGAAGCATTTGCCGCGCAAGTTATCGCCTGCGATCGCGACTTACAATTCGATTCGGAGAAGCTGAACGTAAATGGTGGCGCGATTGCTTTGGGGCACCCGATAGGCTGCACCGGCGTGCGAATCACGACTACGCTTTTGCACGAAATGAAGAAACGAAACGCAAAGCGCGGCCTGGCGACCCTTTGCATTAGCGGCGGAATGGGAATTTCGCTGCTGCTGGAGCGAGAGTAA